In one Sporomusa sphaeroides DSM 2875 genomic region, the following are encoded:
- a CDS encoding energy transducer TonB — translation MKYFPKMQLLIAGFLVILISLAVPVMANNNSPVTPPKIISLAPVSLSDDLREKYSEQTIMVKVKATVSAIGIIDSDIKIITSSGDALFDQAVIDSMKQSVFSPAYTSDNQAVACSILFPLQVNVEKYVPEEQVNNEETVKAAE, via the coding sequence ATGAAATATTTCCCCAAAATGCAATTACTTATTGCCGGCTTTTTAGTAATTCTTATCAGCCTGGCTGTTCCGGTTATGGCAAATAACAATTCGCCGGTGACTCCTCCTAAAATTATTAGTTTGGCTCCGGTTTCACTTTCGGATGATTTACGGGAAAAATATTCGGAACAAACCATAATGGTGAAGGTAAAGGCAACCGTATCGGCAATCGGAATCATAGACAGTGATATAAAAATAATCACAAGCTCCGGCGATGCATTATTTGATCAGGCCGTCATTGATTCAATGAAGCAGTCCGTGTTCAGCCCGGCTTACACCAGTGATAATCAGGCGGTAGCCTGTTCCATTCTTTTTCCCCTTCAGGTTAATGTGGAGAAATATGTGCCGGAAGAACAGGTAAATAACGAAGAAACCGTGAAGGCTGCGGAGTAG